The following are encoded in a window of Sinomonas cyclohexanicum genomic DNA:
- a CDS encoding MBL fold metallo-hydrolase: protein MTSPPRAAAPKRGMTVHALGTGGGPIVSASRAGTSTAVVVDGAAYLIDAGMGSIRNYRSHCSWAQLRAVLLTHHHSDHLYDLGAYLVTGWEVPGESFSRPVRVLGPGRAALKRGRTTTGTADIVEALLGTVFSSDIAVRREDEGRGDPRAWILAEDITVPGGAGTDESTRHPELEPFEVYRDELVTITATLADHRLCYPAFAFRVDSAYGSVVISGDTAPSANVERLSEGADLLLHEVIDLDSILATFPDGPSRAGIEVHLRESHTPYSEVGKVAANAGVHGLVLHHIVPNTPGAADLDAILVGARADFAGPVAIAEDNDVFSVGQPPGPEGGGTHDGVHRLERGAVPGVVRAELAGSLA, encoded by the coding sequence ATGACCTCCCCACCCCGCGCAGCCGCCCCCAAGCGCGGCATGACCGTGCACGCCCTCGGCACGGGAGGCGGACCCATTGTCTCCGCGAGCCGCGCGGGCACCTCGACCGCCGTCGTCGTGGACGGCGCCGCCTACCTCATCGACGCAGGCATGGGCAGCATCCGCAACTACCGCTCGCACTGCTCGTGGGCCCAGCTGCGCGCCGTCCTCCTCACCCACCACCACTCAGACCACCTCTACGACCTCGGCGCCTACCTCGTGACCGGATGGGAAGTCCCCGGCGAGTCCTTCTCGCGGCCCGTGCGCGTCCTGGGCCCCGGCCGCGCGGCGCTCAAGCGCGGGCGTACCACGACAGGCACCGCCGACATTGTCGAGGCCCTCCTCGGCACGGTGTTCAGCTCGGACATCGCGGTGCGCCGGGAAGACGAGGGCCGCGGAGACCCCCGTGCCTGGATCCTGGCCGAGGACATCACCGTCCCCGGCGGGGCGGGCACGGACGAATCTACCCGTCATCCGGAGCTGGAGCCGTTCGAGGTCTACCGCGACGAGCTGGTGACGATCACCGCGACCCTCGCCGACCACCGCCTCTGCTACCCCGCCTTCGCCTTCCGCGTCGACTCCGCGTACGGCTCGGTGGTGATCTCCGGTGACACAGCACCCTCCGCCAACGTGGAGCGCCTGTCCGAGGGGGCGGACCTGCTCCTGCACGAGGTCATCGACCTCGACTCGATCCTTGCGACGTTCCCGGACGGGCCGTCGCGCGCCGGCATCGAGGTGCACCTGCGTGAGTCCCACACGCCCTACAGCGAGGTCGGAAAGGTCGCCGCCAACGCGGGGGTGCACGGCCTGGTGCTGCACCACATCGTCCCCAACACTCCAGGCGCCGCAGACCTCGATGCCATCCTCGTGGGCGCCCGCGCTGACTTCGCCGGCCCGGTCGCCATAGCGGAGGACAACGACGTCTTCAGCGTAGGGCAGCCGCCCGGCCCAGAAGGTGGCGGCACGCATGACGGCGTGCATCGCCTCGAGCGCGGGGCGGTGCCCGGCGTCGTCCGCGCCGAGCTCGCCGGGAGCCTCGCATGA
- a CDS encoding cupin domain-containing protein, whose protein sequence is MEPTSQEIVLGDLPKGITLASEAMGNKTWNVLGHTYLAKVESATSFAWLSLDPTGTGVPPHVHPTQDEHIYVLEGVYTLYLDGEWTTAGPGDTVRMPKGLPHAYYNRADQPGKSLFWVSPAGQLSKLFDELNHLTDPEEVVRLSALRDVDFLPPGAVPGA, encoded by the coding sequence ATGGAGCCGACCAGCCAGGAGATCGTCCTCGGAGACCTCCCCAAGGGCATCACCCTTGCGAGCGAAGCCATGGGCAACAAAACGTGGAACGTCCTGGGCCACACGTACCTCGCCAAGGTCGAGTCTGCGACGAGCTTCGCATGGCTCTCCCTCGACCCCACCGGCACGGGCGTCCCGCCCCACGTGCATCCGACCCAGGACGAGCACATCTATGTCCTCGAGGGCGTTTACACGCTCTACCTCGATGGCGAGTGGACAACCGCCGGGCCCGGCGACACGGTCCGTATGCCGAAGGGGCTGCCGCACGCCTACTACAACCGGGCCGACCAGCCGGGGAAGTCGCTCTTCTGGGTCAGCCCGGCCGGCCAGCTCAGCAAGCTCTTCGACGAGCTGAATCACCTGACCGACCCCGAGGAAGTCGTGCGGCTCTCGGCCCTGCGCGATGTGGACTTCCTCCCGCCGGGCGCCGTCCCAGGCGCGTGA
- a CDS encoding alpha/beta hydrolase family protein has product MSGRHGVGPTPVVVRYGDHPEQRVELIDPAPGSRPRGVALLVHGGYWRERFTLRLMDRLAADLTARGWAVANVEYRRGAAGPWPAPDDDVRAAATAIAGGAWRRRWDGPLVAIGHSVGGQLALLAARAPTCGVDSVVALAPVTDAARVWGEDLGDGAAAEYFGGSPAELGSVYATASPVRAFGSGRPVLVVHGDADTRVPLAHSVDFVAAASAAGESVGLLEVPGLDHLGAIDSAGPHWEATVGWMAGAAVVR; this is encoded by the coding sequence GTGAGCGGCCGTCACGGGGTCGGCCCGACGCCCGTCGTGGTGCGGTACGGCGACCACCCCGAGCAGCGGGTCGAGCTCATCGACCCAGCCCCGGGTTCGCGGCCGCGCGGCGTCGCGCTCCTCGTGCACGGCGGCTACTGGCGGGAGCGGTTCACGCTCCGGCTGATGGACCGGCTCGCGGCGGACCTCACGGCGCGCGGCTGGGCCGTGGCGAATGTCGAATACCGTCGCGGCGCCGCCGGTCCGTGGCCCGCGCCGGACGACGACGTCCGTGCGGCCGCGACGGCGATCGCCGGGGGCGCGTGGCGGCGGCGCTGGGACGGACCCCTTGTGGCGATCGGGCACTCGGTGGGTGGGCAGCTCGCGCTGCTTGCCGCCCGGGCTCCCACGTGCGGGGTGGACTCCGTCGTGGCGCTCGCCCCCGTGACGGACGCCGCGCGCGTGTGGGGCGAGGATCTTGGCGACGGCGCCGCCGCCGAGTATTTCGGCGGCTCCCCGGCGGAGCTGGGCAGCGTGTACGCCACCGCGTCGCCGGTGCGGGCGTTCGGCTCGGGGCGGCCCGTCCTCGTGGTCCACGGCGACGCGGACACGCGCGTGCCGCTCGCGCACTCGGTCGATTTCGTGGCGGCGGCGTCGGCGGCGGGGGAGTCCGTGGGACTGCTCGAGGTCCCGGGCCTGGATCATCTGGGGGCGATCGACTCGGCCGGGCCCCACTGGGAGGCGACGGTCGGCTGGATGGCGGGGGCCGCCGTCGTGCGCTGA
- a CDS encoding PaaX family transcriptional regulator, with protein MPPRTNPLLQELVVTLYGLYADGELGELPIAGLIRLLAGLGVEEQAARATVSRLKGKGILRHRREGSTSLYSLNPGILDLFRADDERIFAPLRSTPQDPWALIVFSVPEAQRNRRYELRTELVSLGFGFVAAGVAIAPRTVLDQARERLEARGLDGFTECFAGDYLTGADIRAKVAAWWDLAGLDEQYAAFIADYETIEGPSPDGAEADQAAFAVYVPMLTRWRRFPYRDPNLPLEFLPEGWPAPSAKAAFLRLHAELAGPAAEHARRALA; from the coding sequence ATGCCGCCCCGCACGAATCCGCTCCTCCAGGAGCTCGTGGTCACGCTCTATGGCCTGTACGCGGATGGGGAGCTCGGCGAGCTCCCCATCGCCGGCCTCATCCGCCTGCTGGCGGGCCTCGGCGTCGAGGAGCAGGCGGCGCGCGCCACGGTCTCGCGCCTCAAGGGCAAGGGCATCCTGCGCCATCGCCGCGAGGGCAGCACGAGCCTGTACTCCCTCAATCCCGGCATCTTGGACCTGTTCCGTGCCGACGACGAGCGCATCTTCGCGCCGTTGCGTTCCACGCCCCAGGACCCGTGGGCGCTCATCGTCTTCTCGGTCCCCGAGGCACAGCGAAACCGCCGTTATGAGCTGCGCACCGAGCTCGTGAGTCTCGGCTTCGGATTCGTCGCGGCGGGCGTGGCGATCGCCCCCCGGACGGTCCTGGACCAGGCCCGCGAGCGCCTCGAGGCCAGGGGCCTGGACGGCTTCACCGAGTGCTTCGCCGGCGACTACCTGACCGGCGCGGACATCCGGGCCAAGGTCGCGGCATGGTGGGATCTGGCTGGCCTCGATGAGCAGTATGCCGCCTTCATCGCCGACTACGAGACCATCGAGGGCCCCAGCCCCGACGGCGCCGAGGCGGACCAGGCCGCCTTTGCCGTCTACGTGCCCATGCTCACCCGCTGGCGCCGTTTCCCCTACCGTGACCCGAACCTGCCCCTCGAGTTCCTGCCCGAGGGCTGGCCGGCCCCCAGCGCGAAGGCTGCCTTCCTGCGCCTGCACGCCGAACTGGCGGGGCCCGCCGCGGAGCATGCGCGGCGGGCCCTCGCTTAG
- a CDS encoding thiamine pyrophosphate-binding protein — MSTASAPAMARTVADVVAETLAGLGAGHCFGVVGSGNFAVTNALVANGVPFTAARHEGGAATMADAYARMSGRVGLVSVHQGCGLTNATTGIGEAAKSRTPMIVLAAEAAGAAVHSNFAMDQAGLARSVGAVAERVHSAASAVADTVRAFRSALEGRRTVVLNLPLDVQAQVLHTTAHDAGHAPSSAASPLLVAPPAPVRPAEESVRAFAELLARAERPVFVAGRGGRGARKEILALAEHAGALVATSAVAKGLFAGEPFGLGISGGFSSPTSAELIAGADLIVAFGCAVNMWTMRHGNLIGEGAAVVQVDLDHGALGAHRPVTLGVLGDSGATAAAVLEALAGDAPRTGYRSEEVRERIAASSRWQDVETEDLSGPGGDGLDRIDPRVLTRRLDELLPAERIVSVDSGNFMGYPSQYLDVPDEFGFCFTQAFQSIGLGLATAIGAALAQPGRLPVLGSGDGGFLMGLSELETAARLRLPLVCIVYNDAAYGAEVHHFAAGDPGVDVSTVTFPETDIASIARGIGCEAATVRTVADLDIVERWLGTGHGRPDRPLVLDAKVASDGGAWWLHEAFKGH, encoded by the coding sequence ATGAGCACGGCGTCCGCGCCCGCCATGGCCCGGACGGTGGCCGACGTCGTCGCCGAGACCCTCGCCGGGCTGGGGGCGGGGCACTGCTTCGGGGTGGTCGGCTCGGGGAACTTCGCGGTGACGAACGCGCTCGTGGCGAACGGCGTGCCGTTCACCGCTGCCCGGCACGAGGGCGGGGCAGCGACCATGGCGGACGCGTACGCGCGCATGTCCGGCAGGGTCGGCCTCGTCTCGGTCCATCAGGGCTGCGGGCTGACCAACGCCACGACCGGGATCGGGGAGGCGGCGAAGTCCCGCACCCCGATGATCGTCCTCGCCGCCGAGGCCGCTGGCGCCGCCGTCCACTCGAACTTCGCGATGGACCAGGCCGGGCTCGCGCGCTCCGTCGGGGCCGTGGCGGAGCGGGTGCATTCGGCCGCCTCCGCCGTCGCTGACACGGTCCGGGCGTTCCGCTCCGCGCTCGAGGGCCGCCGCACCGTGGTGCTGAACCTGCCGCTCGACGTCCAAGCGCAGGTGCTGCACACCACAGCGCACGACGCCGGCCACGCGCCGTCGTCCGCCGCCTCGCCGCTGCTGGTGGCGCCGCCGGCCCCGGTGCGTCCGGCGGAGGAGAGCGTGCGGGCGTTTGCCGAGCTGCTCGCGAGGGCCGAGCGGCCCGTGTTCGTCGCCGGCCGCGGCGGGCGCGGCGCGCGGAAGGAGATCCTGGCCCTCGCCGAGCACGCCGGCGCGCTCGTGGCCACCTCCGCGGTGGCCAAGGGCCTCTTCGCCGGGGAGCCGTTCGGCCTGGGCATCTCCGGCGGCTTCTCCTCGCCCACGAGTGCGGAACTCATCGCCGGGGCGGACCTCATCGTCGCGTTCGGGTGCGCCGTGAACATGTGGACCATGCGGCACGGGAACCTCATCGGCGAGGGGGCCGCCGTCGTGCAGGTGGACCTTGACCACGGCGCCCTCGGCGCGCACCGGCCGGTCACGCTCGGCGTGCTCGGGGACTCCGGCGCAACTGCCGCCGCGGTCCTCGAAGCGCTGGCCGGGGACGCGCCGCGCACCGGCTACCGGAGCGAGGAGGTGCGCGAGCGCATTGCCGCCTCCTCGCGCTGGCAGGACGTTGAGACCGAGGACCTCTCCGGCCCGGGCGGCGACGGCCTCGACCGGATCGACCCGCGCGTCCTCACCCGTCGCCTCGACGAGCTGCTGCCGGCCGAGCGGATCGTGTCCGTGGACTCGGGGAACTTCATGGGCTACCCCAGCCAGTACCTCGACGTCCCCGACGAGTTCGGGTTCTGCTTCACGCAGGCCTTCCAGTCGATCGGGCTGGGGCTCGCCACGGCGATCGGCGCGGCGCTCGCCCAGCCGGGCCGCCTGCCCGTGCTGGGGTCAGGGGACGGCGGGTTCCTCATGGGGCTCTCCGAGCTCGAGACCGCCGCCCGGCTCAGGCTCCCCCTCGTGTGCATCGTGTACAACGACGCCGCGTATGGCGCGGAGGTCCACCACTTCGCCGCCGGCGACCCCGGGGTCGACGTCAGCACCGTGACCTTCCCCGAGACGGACATCGCCTCGATTGCCCGTGGGATCGGCTGCGAGGCCGCGACCGTGCGCACGGTGGCCGATCTCGACATCGTCGAGCGCTGGCTTGGCACGGGCCACGGCAGGCCGGACAGGCCCCTCGTCCTCGACGCGAAGGTCGCCTCGGACGGCGGCGCCTGGTGGCTGCACGAGGCCTTCAAGGGCCACTGA
- a CDS encoding cyclase family protein, translating to MQPTSTCKTVGGRCPFGRRSPPCLPTLIESLAAGTTRVVDLTNRLSSETPTLRLPEPFANLVDFSLEEVSAYNEPGPFWKHHNISTGEHIGTHLDAPVHWASGRDGKDVASIEPARLVGPACVLDVSAQVAEDPDFLVDIEHIEAWQAEHGPLPENAWLLVRTGWDAYAADRERFLNADENGPHSPGFTARCAQWLAESVPLSGVGVETVGIDAGAGATLEPPFPMHYFLLGHDKYGITSLQNLGELPATGALVIVAPLPIVGGTGSPARVLAFVQDGAA from the coding sequence ATGCAGCCCACGTCCACCTGCAAGACTGTTGGCGGCCGCTGCCCGTTCGGACGAAGGAGTCCACCATGCCTGCCCACCCTCATCGAGTCGCTCGCCGCCGGGACGACCCGCGTCGTCGACCTCACCAACCGGCTCTCCTCCGAGACGCCGACGCTGCGGCTGCCCGAGCCGTTCGCGAACCTCGTGGACTTCAGCCTCGAGGAGGTCTCGGCGTACAACGAGCCGGGCCCGTTCTGGAAGCACCACAACATCTCCACGGGGGAGCACATCGGCACCCACCTCGACGCGCCCGTCCACTGGGCGAGCGGCAGGGACGGCAAGGACGTGGCGTCCATCGAGCCGGCCCGCCTCGTCGGCCCAGCGTGCGTCCTGGACGTGAGCGCGCAGGTGGCCGAGGACCCCGACTTCCTCGTGGACATCGAGCACATCGAGGCGTGGCAGGCCGAGCACGGTCCCCTGCCCGAGAACGCGTGGCTCCTGGTCCGCACCGGCTGGGACGCCTACGCCGCGGACCGGGAGCGCTTCCTCAATGCTGACGAGAATGGGCCGCACTCCCCCGGCTTCACGGCCCGCTGCGCTCAGTGGCTCGCCGAGTCTGTCCCGCTCTCCGGGGTGGGTGTCGAGACGGTGGGGATCGACGCTGGCGCCGGGGCGACCCTCGAGCCGCCGTTCCCGATGCACTATTTCCTCCTCGGGCATGACAAGTACGGCATCACCTCGCTGCAGAACCTCGGCGAGCTCCCCGCCACGGGCGCGCTCGTCATCGTCGCGCCGCTCCCGATCGTCGGCGGCACCGGCTCCCCCGCCCGCGTCCTCGCGTTCGTCCAGGACGGCGCCGCATGA
- a CDS encoding flavin reductase family protein: protein METVLAPPVTAHALRQTMRHWTTGVTVITAHPEGGPIGLVCNSFTSVSLDPPLVSWCVDRASTSFEAWMASDSFSVHILAADDAALVPRFAAKGADKFSGLASARTGLGTPALEAGVARLDCRVWRAYDGGDHAIVVGRVERIEERDGALPLDLRALRGA from the coding sequence ATGGAAACAGTCCTTGCACCGCCCGTCACCGCCCACGCGCTCCGGCAGACCATGCGCCACTGGACCACGGGCGTCACGGTCATCACCGCGCACCCCGAAGGCGGGCCCATCGGGCTCGTCTGCAACAGCTTCACCTCCGTCTCCCTCGATCCGCCGCTCGTCTCGTGGTGCGTGGACCGCGCGTCGACGAGCTTCGAGGCGTGGATGGCCTCGGACTCGTTCTCCGTGCACATCCTCGCCGCCGACGACGCCGCGCTCGTCCCGCGCTTCGCCGCCAAGGGCGCGGACAAGTTCTCCGGCCTCGCCTCCGCCCGGACCGGCCTCGGCACCCCGGCGCTCGAGGCCGGCGTCGCCCGCCTCGACTGCCGCGTGTGGCGGGCGTACGACGGCGGCGACCACGCGATCGTCGTCGGCCGCGTGGAGAGGATCGAGGAGCGCGACGGCGCGCTCCCGCTCGACCTCCGGGCGCTGCGCGGAGCGTGA
- a CDS encoding LLM class flavin-dependent oxidoreductase — protein sequence MTRSILDGRGFKLGIFSPNCSGGLAVTKIEERWSASWEDNLRLAKIADEAGIDFLLPIARWIGYKGETNFHGHVLDPVVWAAGILASTERINVFSTIHTAFNHPLAIAKAIATLDQIGGGSRAGLNIVAGWNQPEYETMGVDMPQAHDDRYAFAQEWWDVIRDAWSRSDIFDHAGTYFNLQHIESEPKPHGGRVPVLNAGSSKQGREFAARNSDFVFTIIPDTETGAGIAAGLKAQARAEHGRDVGVLTLGHVVCRSTRAEAEEYVHYAEENADWGAVDYLMGLQGLHAQSFTPEMLATMRSRFASGHGSLPMFGTPDDVADAIERVHLAGFDGMTLAFVDYAGELPYFAQEVLPRLEARGVRLPNGSLATL from the coding sequence ATGACACGCAGCATCCTCGACGGCCGCGGATTCAAGCTCGGCATCTTCTCCCCCAACTGCTCCGGCGGCCTCGCCGTGACCAAGATCGAGGAGCGCTGGAGCGCGAGCTGGGAGGACAACCTCCGCCTCGCCAAGATCGCGGACGAGGCCGGCATCGACTTCCTCCTCCCGATCGCCCGGTGGATCGGCTACAAGGGCGAGACCAACTTCCACGGCCACGTCCTGGACCCGGTCGTGTGGGCCGCCGGCATCCTGGCCTCGACCGAGCGCATCAACGTGTTCTCCACGATCCACACCGCGTTCAACCACCCGCTCGCGATCGCCAAGGCCATCGCGACCCTCGACCAGATCGGCGGCGGCTCGCGCGCGGGCCTGAACATCGTGGCCGGCTGGAACCAGCCGGAGTACGAGACGATGGGCGTGGACATGCCCCAGGCCCACGACGACCGCTACGCCTTCGCGCAGGAGTGGTGGGACGTGATCCGCGACGCCTGGTCGCGCAGCGACATCTTCGACCACGCCGGGACGTACTTCAACCTGCAGCACATCGAGTCCGAGCCCAAGCCGCACGGGGGCCGCGTGCCTGTCCTCAACGCCGGGTCCTCGAAGCAGGGCCGCGAGTTCGCCGCGAGGAACTCGGACTTCGTGTTCACGATCATCCCCGACACCGAGACCGGCGCCGGGATCGCCGCCGGACTCAAGGCGCAGGCCCGCGCGGAGCACGGCCGCGACGTCGGCGTGCTGACCCTGGGGCACGTCGTCTGCCGCTCCACCCGCGCCGAGGCCGAGGAGTACGTGCACTACGCGGAGGAGAACGCCGACTGGGGTGCGGTCGACTACCTCATGGGCCTCCAGGGCCTGCACGCGCAGTCGTTCACCCCGGAGATGCTGGCGACGATGCGCAGCCGTTTCGCGTCCGGGCACGGGTCCCTTCCCATGTTCGGCACGCCCGACGACGTCGCTGACGCCATCGAGCGCGTGCACCTCGCCGGGTTCGACGGCATGACTCTCGCCTTCGTGGACTACGCGGGCGAGCTGCCGTACTTCGCGCAGGAGGTCCTGCCGCGGCTCGAGGCGAGGGGAGTCCGGCTGCCCAACGGTTCTCTCGCGACGTTGTGA
- a CDS encoding helix-turn-helix domain-containing protein: MEAHLGEDLRIEDIAAAVKISPRQLHTAFAEHVGMPPAQYLRRLRLERARSLLVGAGRDGRTVASVAARVGFSHLGRFAAYYTERFGESPSATLRAG; this comes from the coding sequence ATGGAGGCCCATCTGGGCGAGGACCTGCGGATCGAGGACATCGCCGCCGCGGTGAAGATCAGCCCACGCCAACTGCACACCGCCTTCGCCGAGCACGTCGGCATGCCGCCCGCCCAGTACCTGCGCCGGCTCCGGCTGGAGCGCGCCAGGTCCCTTCTCGTGGGGGCCGGGCGGGACGGCCGCACCGTGGCCTCCGTCGCCGCGCGGGTGGGCTTCAGCCATCTCGGGCGGTTCGCCGCCTACTACACCGAGCGGTTCGGCGAGTCGCCGTCGGCCACGCTGCGGGCCGGCTAG
- a CDS encoding thiamine pyrophosphate-binding protein, which yields MTSTAPALVSTAATVSAAVTVSAAVAEVVAERAEHLFGLMGNGNAHLISHLTYRGFPFTSARHEAATVTMADAWHRATGKVGAATTTYGAGFTNTYTALAEARMARIPLVLVVGDAPSTGARPFDIDQSMAASAVGVATLIATPANAVALAHRAFDLAVQTVQPVVLSIPYDVGTAPLAEQVSLDPLPAKPVWNADPAELDRIAGLLSAARRPLVLAGRGVVLADAAAPLQELGDRLGALFMTSVMAANVVTGPWNLGVAGGFTRTHRLELAREADVVLVAGASLNTFQSRYGTLFAPGTRVIRIDNEPAEDLAHPQVTDYLRADLAPALQALAERVPAAEPGRTWRARVPEAAGEEFRSSEPVEDPAEFGPDGRLNPRAAVAALERILPKERSVVMDGGHFIGWAPMYLSVPDPGAMVLVGTAFQSIGLGFGSAAGVSVARPDRTTVFVTGDGGGLMGLADFETFVRATRRGVVVVLNDSAYGAELHQYASKGLDPTAMLIDEVDFAALGRALGARGAKARSLADLAALEQWLATGEDGVFVLDVAISQKVVAEFMAASLGAGKRL from the coding sequence ATGACGAGTACCGCCCCTGCCCTCGTGTCCACCGCAGCCACCGTCTCCGCAGCGGTCACCGTCTCCGCCGCGGTCGCGGAAGTGGTCGCGGAGCGCGCCGAGCACCTCTTCGGACTCATGGGCAACGGCAACGCCCACCTGATCAGCCACCTCACGTACCGGGGCTTCCCGTTCACCTCGGCCCGGCACGAGGCCGCCACGGTCACGATGGCAGACGCCTGGCACCGGGCCACTGGCAAGGTCGGGGCCGCGACGACGACCTACGGGGCCGGGTTCACCAACACCTACACCGCGCTGGCCGAGGCGCGGATGGCGCGTATCCCCCTCGTCCTCGTGGTCGGCGACGCTCCCAGCACCGGGGCGCGGCCCTTCGACATCGACCAGTCCATGGCCGCCTCCGCCGTCGGCGTCGCCACGCTCATCGCGACCCCTGCGAACGCCGTCGCGCTCGCCCACCGGGCGTTCGACCTCGCCGTCCAGACCGTCCAGCCCGTCGTGCTCTCGATCCCCTACGACGTCGGGACCGCTCCGCTGGCCGAGCAGGTCAGTCTCGACCCGCTTCCGGCCAAGCCGGTCTGGAATGCCGATCCGGCCGAGCTCGACCGGATCGCCGGGCTGCTCTCGGCCGCGCGGCGCCCGCTCGTGCTCGCCGGGCGCGGGGTGGTGCTGGCCGACGCCGCCGCGCCCCTTCAGGAGCTCGGCGACCGGCTTGGGGCACTGTTCATGACCTCCGTCATGGCCGCGAACGTCGTCACGGGCCCGTGGAACCTCGGCGTCGCAGGCGGGTTCACCCGCACCCACCGCCTCGAGCTCGCCCGGGAGGCCGACGTCGTGCTCGTCGCGGGTGCGTCCCTGAACACGTTCCAGTCCCGCTACGGCACCCTCTTCGCGCCCGGGACACGGGTGATCCGGATCGACAACGAGCCGGCGGAGGACCTGGCCCACCCGCAGGTCACCGACTACCTCCGCGCCGACCTCGCCCCCGCCCTGCAGGCCTTGGCCGAGCGGGTCCCCGCTGCCGAGCCTGGCCGCACGTGGCGGGCACGGGTGCCCGAGGCCGCGGGCGAGGAGTTCCGCTCGTCCGAGCCGGTCGAGGACCCCGCCGAGTTCGGCCCGGACGGCCGCCTCAACCCCCGCGCCGCCGTCGCCGCGCTCGAGCGGATCCTGCCGAAGGAGCGGTCAGTGGTCATGGACGGCGGGCACTTCATCGGCTGGGCCCCCATGTACCTGTCGGTCCCCGACCCCGGGGCGATGGTTCTGGTCGGGACCGCGTTCCAGAGCATCGGCCTTGGATTCGGGTCCGCGGCCGGGGTCTCCGTCGCCCGGCCCGACCGCACGACCGTGTTCGTCACGGGCGACGGCGGAGGGCTCATGGGCCTGGCGGACTTCGAGACCTTCGTGCGGGCCACCCGCCGCGGGGTCGTCGTCGTGCTCAATGACTCCGCCTACGGCGCCGAGCTGCACCAGTACGCCTCGAAGGGGCTGGACCCGACGGCCATGCTGATCGACGAGGTCGACTTCGCCGCGCTGGGCCGCGCCCTCGGCGCCCGCGGGGCGAAGGCCCGCAGCCTGGCCGACCTCGCCGCCCTCGAGCAGTGGCTCGCGACCGGGGAGGACGGCGTGTTCGTCCTCGACGTCGCCATCTCCCAGAAGGTCGTCGCCGAGTTCATGGCCGCCTCGCTCGGCGCCGGCAAGAGGCTCTAG
- the hisC gene encoding histidinol-phosphate transaminase, with protein MTISQRAGLDAIPPYRQGSAPAAAGGLEPHKLSSNENPYPPLPSVVAAVAAAAADLHRYPSIAANRLKEALALRWGVGVENIGLGAGSVEVASQLIHATTDPGDSVMFAWRSFEAYPILATVAGAVPQPIPLAADGAHDLPAMADAITPRTRIVFLCNPNNPTGTVLTASAVDEFLRAVPSDVLVVIDEAYLHFNRHPDTAVGIELFRGHTNVAVLHTFSKAYGLAGLRLGYAVGPRELIETLGKVAVPFAVTALAQEAGVASLAAEDELGERIEALVAERDRVYRGMLDAGLPVLPSEANFLWLDAGANTEALARLFEERAISVRAFPGEGLRVSIGTPEANDRVLSTARAAASLLAPQH; from the coding sequence GTGACCATCTCCCAGCGCGCAGGACTCGACGCGATCCCGCCGTACCGGCAGGGGTCCGCCCCCGCAGCGGCGGGCGGGCTCGAGCCGCACAAGCTCTCGTCCAACGAGAACCCGTACCCGCCGCTTCCGTCGGTCGTTGCCGCGGTCGCGGCCGCGGCGGCCGACCTCCACCGCTACCCCTCCATCGCCGCGAACCGGCTCAAGGAGGCCCTCGCGCTCCGTTGGGGCGTCGGCGTCGAGAACATCGGGCTTGGCGCAGGCTCGGTGGAGGTCGCCTCGCAGCTCATCCACGCGACCACCGACCCCGGGGACAGCGTCATGTTCGCGTGGCGCTCCTTCGAGGCGTACCCGATCCTGGCCACGGTGGCCGGGGCGGTCCCCCAGCCCATCCCGCTCGCGGCCGACGGCGCCCACGACCTCCCAGCCATGGCCGACGCGATCACCCCGCGCACCAGAATCGTCTTCCTCTGCAACCCCAACAACCCCACGGGGACGGTGCTCACGGCGTCCGCCGTCGACGAGTTCCTCCGGGCGGTCCCCTCGGACGTCCTGGTCGTCATCGACGAGGCATACCTCCACTTCAACCGCCACCCGGACACCGCCGTCGGCATCGAGCTGTTCCGCGGGCACACCAATGTCGCGGTGCTGCACACGTTCTCCAAGGCGTACGGCCTCGCGGGGCTGCGCCTCGGGTACGCCGTCGGCCCCCGCGAGCTGATCGAGACCCTCGGCAAGGTCGCCGTCCCCTTCGCGGTCACGGCCCTCGCGCAGGAGGCGGGCGTCGCCTCACTCGCGGCCGAGGACGAGCTCGGGGAGCGCATCGAGGCCCTCGTCGCCGAGCGCGACCGGGTCTACAGGGGGATGCTCGACGCCGGCCTGCCGGTCCTGCCCTCCGAGGCCAACTTCCTGTGGCTGGACGCCGGGGCCAACACGGAGGCCCTTGCACGTCTCTTCGAGGAGCGCGCCATTTCGGTCCGGGCATTCCCCGGCGAGGGCCTGCGCGTCTCGATCGGCACGCCGGAGGCCAACGATCGCGTCCTCAGCACCGCCCGCGCCGCCGCCTCGCTCCTCGCGCCCCAGCACTGA